The window GTACGGCAACAAGATCGATCAGATGTTGCGTGCCCTTGAGCAAAAAGATTAAGCTAGGAAAGTCGGATGGCAACATTCGGCTTTTTAACTTCTGAATGGGCTATATGTGCAAAGACCAATCAATTGAATGTATTAATTCAGGTTTGGTTGACATGCTGGTGAGTTAGAAAGCATTGCGGTCTATTTTAAGTTTTCTTTTGGCTATCTTTAATCTTTCTTTTAGGAATGAGGAGTAAACTAAGAGCATATCAGGAAGGCAAGCGAACTTCCTAAAGAAAGAAAAGGAATTTACATTATGAAAACAAATCTTAAAAAACTTCTTTACTCTGGCGTCACTCTTATGAGTTTAGGTGTCTTGGCCGCTTGTTCGACAGCTTCCAGTTCGACAACGACCTCAAGTTCTGTAACAACTAGTCAAACGAATGTCGCTTCAACCACAAGCAACGGAACCTCATCGACTTCGAATACTTCTTCAATTGACTGGTCAGCCCTTCCAACAAAAGAAGTAACACTCTCAAATGATGGTTTGAACATTACAGAAGGTGGTACATATATCCTGACCGGGTCAACCACCGCAGGTGTGACAGTTGAAACAGATGCCAATGTCCGTATTGTTTTAGCAGGTGCAGAAATCTCAAGTTCAGATACTGCTGCTATCAATGTCATTCAGGCTGGTAATGTTGAATTGGAAATCAAAGATGGAACTAGTAATACTGTAAAAGATACTAGCAACCACTCAGATACAAACATTGAAGGTGCTATCCATGTTGAAGCAGATTTGACTATTACTGGTAATGGAAATCTAACAGTTGAGGCAAACTTCCAAGACGGTATTGTTTCAACGGATGACATGGTTGTCAATGCTGGCAATATCAAAGTAACAGCAGTTGATGATGGTATTCGAGGGAAAGATTCGATGACTGTCAATGGTGGAGCCATTGATGTAACTGCAGGTGGTGATGGTATCAAGTCAACAAATGACACGGATACAACAAAAGGTTATACAACGATTACTGGTGGTGCTATCACTGTGAAGGCAGGTGATGATGCCATCAAGGCAGAAACCGCACTGACAATTGATGGAGGCACGATTACTGTTCCAGAATCAGCAGAAGCTATGGAAGGAACGAATATTACCATCAATGGTGGTACATTAGATGTCTACGGTTCAGATGATGCTATCAACGCGGCAAGTACAATTTCATCAGACATCTTTATCAAAGTGACTGGTGGTGATTTGAAAGTTGCAGTAGGTAGTGGAGATACTGATGCTTTTGATGCCAATGGTGATATCTATGTATCAGGTGGTACTATTGATGTGACAGCTCCAACCTCAGCCTTTGACTTTGATGGAACTGCTGAATTGACAGGTGGTACAGTAACTGTTAATGGCCAACAAATTAGCCAGATTGTAGCAACTGGTCCTGGCGGTGGCTGGTAAAAACTGAATATTAGCTAAGAAAAAGGTCTGAGTTGAGTAACTCAGACCTTTCGTTTTCTATCCATATTTGGGAGGTTAATCTTATACTTGATGACCAAGAGTCGAATAATCAGACTGATGGAAAAAATACTAATGAAAATGGGAATTTGTGGTAATTGCCAATCGACAATACAAAGGTGGTAGAGAAGACCGGAAAAGAAGGCTAGCACAGCATAAACATCTTCTTTCAGAACGATGGGTGTTTCATTAACCAGTAAATCGCGGGCAATACCGCCACCAACACCTGTTAGAGCGGCCAAGATGCCAGTTGTCATGGCGTTTAGTTGAAGGTCAACTCCAGTATTGGCACCGATAAGGGCAAAGATGGCTAGTCCGATGGCATCAAAGACCAGATTGGTCTGGGAAAGTAAAATAATCATTTTTTTATCCAGTGGCTGGTCTTGCTTCATATTGATGACAATCACATACATGATAATGGCTACACAGATAGAAAGGTAGATGGCCTTGGGGTCTGTTAAGGCAGCTGGGATATGATTGGCCATGGTATCACGAATGATACCGCCGCCCACAGCTGTGATGATACTGAGTAGACAGATACCAAAAATATCTAGCTTCTTATTGAATCCCTTGACAGCACCTGAAACAGCGAAAGCGATTGTACCGATATAGTTGCAAATGATAAGAAATAAATCAAATTCCATAGGCACCTCCATCTATATAATAACAAAAAGAAAAAAGGCTGACAAGTCTGTCCGAAAGTTTGTGAAATAAAAAACAAATGAAAAAATAAAAAGTGAAGCAGTAGTAAAAAATAGCAGGGAAATCAGTGTTTTCACGAAATTTTCAGTAAATAAGAAAACGGTTCAAATACTTGCCATTTGTGAAATATTGGTCTATCATAGTACAGAAAGAGAAAAAACCTTTGGAGGAAATTATGGTATCTATCTCAAAAGAACAACACTTGGATATGTTCCTAAAAATGCAACAAATCCGCGATGTTGACATGAAATTGAACAAATTGGTGCGTCGTGGCTTCGTACAAGGTATGACTCACTTCTCAGTTGGTGAAGAAGCGGCAGCTGTCGGACCAATCGCTGGTTTGACAGAGCAAGACATTATCTTCTCACACCACCGTGGTCACGGTCACGTTATCGCAAAAGGGATTGACATCAACGGTATGATGGCTGAGCTTGCTGGTAAGGCAACAGGTACATCTAAAGGCCGTGGTGGTTCTATGCACTTGGCTAACGTTGAAAAAGGAAACTTTGGTTCAAACGGTATCGTAGGTGGTGGTTATGCCCTTGCAGTAGGTGCAGCCCTTACGCAACAATACCTCGGTACTGATAATATCGTTATTGCCTTCTCAGGTGACTCAGCGACAAACGAAGGTTCCTTCCACGAATCAATGAACTTGGCAGCTGTTTGGAATTTGCCAGTTATCTTCTTTATCACTAACAACCGTTACGGTATCTCAACAGACATTTCTTATTCTACTAAGATTCCTCACCTCTACCAACGTGCTGCTGCATACGGTATGCCAGGTCACTATGTTGAAGATGGAAACGACGTGATTGCCGTTTATGAGAAAATGCAAGAAGTTATCGAATACGTTCGTGCAGGTAACGGTCCAGCCATGGTCGAAGTTGAATCATACCGCTGGTTTGGTCACTCAACTGCTGACGCAGGTGTTTACCGTACAAAAGAAGAGGTAAACGAGTGGAAAGCAAAAGACCCACTTAAGAAATACCGCAAATACTTGACAGAGAACAAGATTGCGACTGACGAAGAATTGGATGCCATCGAAGCACAAGTTGCAGAACAAGTAGAAGCATCTGTGAAATTCGCACAAGAAAGCCCAGATCCAGACATCTCAGTAGCTTACGAAGACGTGTTTGTAGATTAGTCTACTGTCCAGATTGAAGAAAATTTTTGATATAGTAGGAGAAATTTTAAAATGGCTGAAACAAAAGTAATGGCCTTGCGTGAAGCGATTAACTTGGCTCAAAGCGAAGAAATGCGTAAGGATGAAAAAGTATTCTTGATGGGTGAAGACGTCGGTATCTACGGCGGTGACTTCGGTACATCTGTTGGTATGTTGGACGAATTTGGTCCAAAACGCGTTCGCGACACGCCTATCTCTGAGGCTGCAATCGCTGGTTCTGCGGTTGGTGCGGCTCAAACCGGTCTTCGTCCAATCGTTGACTTGACTTTCATGGACTTCGTGACAATTGCACTTGACGCGATTGTTAACCAAGCTGCCAAAACTAACTACATGTTTGGTGGCGGCTTGAAGACACCTGTAACCTTCCGTGTGGCTTCAGGTTCTGGTATCGGTTCTGCAGCACAGCACTCACAATCTCTTGAAGCATGGTTGACTCACATCCCAGGTATCAAGGTGGTCGCACCTGGTACAGCTAACGATGCAAAAGGTCTTTTGAAATCATCTATCCTTGATAACAACCCAGTTATCTTCTTGGAGCCAAAAGCTCTTTACGGTAAAAAAGAAGAAGTTAACTTAGACCCAGATTTCTACATTCCACTTGGTAAGGGTGAAATCAAACGTGAAGGTACTGATGTAACCATTATTTCATACGGTCGTATGTTGGAACGTGCCTTGAAAGCGGCTGAAGAAGTAGCTGCAGAAGGCATCAGCGTAGAAGTGGTTGACCCACGTACCCTTATTCCATTGGATAAAGAATTGATCATCGAATCTGTGAAGAAAACTGGTAAGGTTATCTTGGTTAACGATGCTTACAAAACAGGTGGTTTCATCGGTGAGATCGCATCAATCATCACAGAAAGCGAAGCCTTTGACTACTTGGATGCCCCAATCATCCGTATCGCTTCAGATGATGTACCAGTTCCTTACGCAAACATTCTTGAAAACGCAGTATTGCCAAACGTAGAGAAAATCAAATCGGCAATCTACAAGCAAGTAAACAAGGGTTAAGAAAGAATGGAAGGACGGGCAACCGTCCTAGCCCTGTTTGAAAGAATGTAACCTAGAATTGAGCCGACTTAGTGAATAAGTCTGGTTTAGTGGTTATGTAAGAAACTGAAAGAAAGGAATTGATCCCGTCCGGAAAACTAGGAGAAAAGATAAGTCGCTAAGAAATCAAGATTTTCTATTTTTCAATCGTTTTCTGTTCGGACTTGGTATCTTAAAAATGGCTATTGAAATCATTATGCCTAAGCTCGGTGTGGACATGCAAGAAGGTGAAATCATCGAGTGGAAAAAACAAGAGGGCGATTTCGTCAACGAAGGCGATGTCATCTTGGAAATGATGTCTGACAAGACCAGCATGGAGTTGGAAGCAGAAGAGTCAGGCGTCCTATTAAAAATTGTTCATGGAAACGGTGCTACTGTCCCTGTTACCGAAGTTATTGCCTACTTGGGTGCTGAAGGCGAAACGGTTGAAGCAGGAGCTTCATCTGCTCCAGTTGCCCCAGCTGCAGCCATCGAAGAAGTACCTGCAGGTCGCACGCCTGTTATTGTTGCTCCGGCAGCTGCTGCCAAACCACAAGGTGGTGGCAAGGTTCGTGCTACTCCAGCAGCACGTAAATTGGCGCGTGAGCTTGGAATTGACTTAGGTCTTGTACCAGGAACTGGTGCAAATGGCCGTGTCCACAAGGCTGACGTTGAAGACTTCAAGGGAGCAGCTCCAAAAGCAACTCCGCTTGCAGCCCGTATTGCAGCAGACCAAGGTGTTGATTTGTCAACCCTTACTGGTTCAGGTGTCAATGGTAAGATTGTTAAGGACGACGTTCTTGCAGTACTTGCTCCTGCAACTGTAGAAACTGTTGCTCCAGCACCGAAAGCTGAAGAGAAACCAGCTAAAGAATTGCCAGAAGGCGTTGAAATCATCAAGATGAGCCCAATGCGTAAGGCAATTTCAAAAGGTATGGTCAACTCTTACTTGACAGCTCCAACCTTTACGCTTAACTACGATATCGACATGACCAACCTCATGGCATTGCGTAAGCAAGTCCTTGAGCCAATCATGAACAAGACTGGTTTGAAAGTAACATTTACTGACTTGATCGGTCTTGCAGTGGTTCGTACATTGATGAAGGAAGAACACCGCTATATGAATGCATCTTTGATTAACGATGCTCAAGAAATCGAGTTGCACAAGTTTGTCAACCTTGGTATCGCGGTAGGTTTGGATGAAGGCTTGGTGGTGCCAGTTGTTCACGGTGCAGATAAGATGAGCTTGTCTGACTTCGTGGTGGCTTCAAAAGATGTCATCAAGAAGGCTCAATCTGGTAAGTTGAAGGGTGCGGAAATGTCAGGTTCTACCTTCTCTATCACCAACTTGGGTATGTTCGGTACTAAGACCTTCAACCCGATCATCAACCAACCAAACTCAGCCATCCTTGGTGTTGCAGCAACTGTTCAAACACCAGTTGTTATCGACGGCGAAATCAAAATCCGTCCAATCATGGCACTCTGCTTGACCATTGACCACCGTATCGTTGACGGTATGAATGGTGCTAAGTTCATGGTTGACTTGAAGAACTTGTTGGAAAACCCATTGGAATTGTTGATTTGATAAGGTTTCCATTGGTTTAAACTAGAGAATTAGATTTCTGAATAGAAAATAAAGAAAGGGAATAAGAGCGAGAGAGTTTTAGCAATTGAACCCGAGCGGAAAGCTCGGAAAAATAGATAAATCGTTTAGAAAATCAGGATTTTCTACGATTTCCTAATTTTTCAGTCGCTTTCTCTTCGCTCTTGGTATCTTAATCATGGCAATTGAAATTATTATGCCTAAACTTGGTGTAGATATGCAGGAAGGCGAAATCATCGAGTGGAAAAAACAAGAGGGTGATTTTGTCAACGAAGGCGATGTTATCTTGGAGATGATGTCAGACAAGACAAGCATGGAATTGGAAGCGGAAGAGTCAGGTGTACTCTTGAAAATCGTTCACGGTAACGGTGCAACAGTTCCTGTAACAGAAGTCATTGCTTACCTTGGTGCAGAAGGTGAAACCGTTGAAGTTGGCAGCGCACCTGCTCCAGCTGAGGTTGCTCAAGCAACTGCTGACTTGAAAGCAGCTGGTTTGGAAGTACCTGCAGCTCCTGCAGCAGCTCCACAAGCTCCTAAGGCTGAATTGGCAGCTGACGAGTATGACATGGTTGTTGTCGGTGGTGGTCCTGCTGGTTACTACGCAGCTATTCGTGGTGCTCAATTGGGCGGTAAAATCGCTATCGTTGAGAAATCAGAATTTGGTGGTACCTGCTTGAACAAGGGCTGTATCCCAACTAAGACCTACCTCAAAAATGCTGAAATCCTTGACGGCTTGAAGATTGCGGCTGAGCGTGGAATCAACCTTGCTTCAACCAACTACACAGTTGATATGGACAAGACAGTTGACTTCAAGAACAAGGTTGTGAAGACCTTGACAGGCGGTGTAGCAGGTCTCTTGAAAGCCAATAAGGTAACCATCTTCAACGGTCTTGGTCAAGTAAACCCTGACAAGACTGTTGTCATCGGAGACAAGGTTATCAAAGGTCGTAGCATCGTTCTTGCAACAGGTTCTAAGGTATCCCGCATCAATATCCCAGGTATCGATTCTAAGTTGGTATTGACGTCTGATGATATCCTTGACTTGCGTGAAATTCCTAAGTCACTCACTGTTATGGGTGGCGGCGTAGTCGGTGTAGAACTTGGTTTGGTTTATGCATCATACGGTACAGAAGTAACAGTTGTTGAGATGGCAGACCGTATCATTCCAGGTATGGACCGCGAAGTGTCTGTAGAATTGCAAAAAGTCCTTTCTAAGAAAGGTATGAAATTCTTGACATCAGTTGGTGTATCTGAAATCGTTGAAGCTAATAACCAATTGACCATCAAGTTGAACGACGGCTCAGAAATCGTTTCTGAAAAAGCCCTTCTTTCAATCGGTCGTGTACCACAATTGGCTGGTCTTGAAAATCTTAACCTTGAACTAGACCGCGGTCGTATCAAGGTCAACGAATACCAAGAAACATCTATCCCAGGTATCTACGCACCAGGTGATGTTAACGGTACTAAGATGTTGGCTCACGCTGCTTACCGCATGGGTGAAGTGGCAGCTGAAAATGCCATCCACGGTAACCACCACAAGGCTAAATTGGACTTCACACCAGCAGCGGTTTACACACACCCAGAAATCGCTATGGTTGGTTTGACAGAAGACCAAGCTATCGAGAAATATGGTAAAGAAAACATCCTTATCGGTCGCAACAGCTTTACTGGTAATGGTCGTGCCATCGCTTCTAACGAAGCACATGGTTTCGTAAAAGTTATCGCTGATAAGAAATACCATGAAATCCTTGGTGTTCACATCATCGGTCCAGTTGCGGCTGAAATGATCAACGAAGCAGCAACCATCATGGAATCTGAGTTGACAGTTGACGACGTGGCAGCATCAATCCACGGTCACCCAACCTTCTCAGAAGTGATGTACGAAGCCTTCCTTGATGTGCTTGGTGTTGCGATCCACAACCCACCAAAGCGGAAATAATCGGATGAATAAAACAGTCATCGCCAGCAATGGTAAAGACGTAGAATAAGAAAAACGGCAGTGTGCCGTTTTTCTTTAAGGGAGGATAAAATCGAATGAAAATTGAACATCTTGCTATCTATGCTCAAGACCTAGAAGGAATGCGGAATTTCTTTGAAACTTATTTCGGTGCAAAGTCCAATCAACTCTATCACAATACAAAAACAAGTTTTAAATCCTATTTCCTGACTTTTGAAGATGGAGCTCGTCTTGAAATTATGACTAGAGATGATGTGGTGGACAAGCCTAGCCAGCTCAATCACTTGGGGCTGATTCATCTAGCCTTTAGTTTGGGAAGTGAAGAAGCGGTGAATGAATTGACTGAGCAATTGGTCGCAGCGGGTTATCAGCTTCTCAGTGGCCCACGAGTTACTGGAGATGGTTACTATGAATCTTGTATTCTAGGTTTTGAGGATATCCAAATTGAATTAACAGTGTGAAACAGGGAGATAGGATAGCGAAACAATTTACTTATTGTTTCACGGTGAAGCCTTCTTTGATACTCAAAAACGAGTACAAGGGAGGGTCGATTCTCCTTTGAGTGAAAAAAGAACAGAGCAGGCGTATGTATATAAACTACGCCAAGAACCTCATTCCTTTGTTATAAAACAGCTATCGCTACAAACGGAGCGGATGTCGAATAATGTAGAAAGACAAGCCTTGGGGCTTGTCTTTTGTTATCGTTTCCACTATAATAAAAATTAGTTAACAATAAAGGAGTTTTGCATGAAATACATCGTAAACAACAGCAATGACCCAGCTTATAACATTGCCCTCGAAGCCTATGCCTTCAAGGAATTAACAGATATTGACGAAATTTTTATTCTCTGGATCAATGAGCCTGCCATCATTATCGGTAAGCACCAGAATGCCATTGAAGAAATCAACAAGGAATTCACAGACGAAAAGGGCATCCATGTGGTTCGCCGTCTGTCAGGTGGTGGCGCTGTCTATCATGACCTCAACAACCTCAACTATACCATTATTTCAAACAAGGCAGACGAGGGAGCTTTTGACTTCAAGACCTTCTCTAAACCTGTGATTGATACCCTTGCAACACTGGGTGTAGAAGCTAACTTCACTGGTCGTAATGACCTGGAAATCGACGGCAAGAAAATCTGTGGAAATGCGCAAGCCTATGCCAAAGGCCGTATGATGCACCACGGATGCTTGCTCTTTGATGTGGATATGTCTGTCCTCGCAAGTGCCCTCAAGGTCAGCAAGGACAAGATTGAGTCCAAAGGTGTCAAGTCCGTTCGTGCCCGCGTGACCAATATCAACAACGAATTGCCAGAGAAGATGACCGTTCTGGAGTTTAAGGATGCCATCCTCAACCAAATGAAGCAAGAATACCCAGACATGGACGAGTATGTCTTGTCTGAAGATGATTTGGCTCGTATCCAAGAAATCCGTGACAGCCAGTTTGCGACTTGGGACTGGACCTATGGTCAAACACCAGAATACACTGTGGAGCGCAGCGTTCGTTACCCAGCAGGTAAAATCACGACCTACATCAAGGCTGAAAAATCAGTCATCGAATCTATCAAGATTTACGGAGATTTCTTCGGAATTGGTGATGTATCGGACATCGAAGACTTGTTGGTCGGTACTCGTTACGAGTATGCAGATGTGCTGGCCAAATTGCATGAAATCGACACAGCTCACTATTTCTCTCGCATGACAACAGAAGAAGTAGCAAAAGCCATTGTGGCATAATCTATCAGACTATCCATGCACTTGGATAGTCTTTTCTTTCGTGAAATTGTTTTCAGCAAGCCCTTTTCACTTGCACATTTTCTATATTATGGTATAATTATTTTCTGTGAGTATCCCTCACTTACTCGTGGCTAGACCATGAGTCATTAGACCAAAAGGAGGAACATATCAATGGCTAAATACGAAATTCTTTATATTATTCGTCCAAACATTGAAGAAGAAGCTAAAAACGCTTTGGTAGCACGCTTTGACTCTATCTTGACTGACAACGGTGCAACAATCGTTGAATCAAAAGCATGGGAAAAACGTCGCCTTGCATACGAAATCAAAGATTTCCGCGAAGGTTTGTACCACATCGTTAACGTTGAAGCAAGCAACGATGAAGCTCTTAAAGAGTTTGACCGTTTGTCAAAAATCAACGGCGACATTCTTCGTCACATGATTGTCAAACTTGACGCGTAAGAAGGTAGATTATGATAAATAATGTAGTATTGGTTGGTCGTATGACCCGTGATGCAGAACTTCGTTATACTCCGTCTAACCAGGCTGTTGCGACTTTTACTCTAGCAGTTAACCGCAATTTTAAAAATCAAAACGGTGAGCGTGAAGCGGACTTTATCAACGTAGTCATTTGGCGTCAACAAGCTGAGAATTTGGCGAATTGGGCTAAGAAAGGTGCTCTGATTGGTGTTACTGGTCGTATTCAGACTCGTAGCTATGATAACCAGCAGGGACAACGTGTCTACGTGACTGAGGTGCTTGCGGATAGTTTCCAACTCTTGGAAAGCCGTACTGCTCGTGAAGGTCAAGGTGGTGCTTATTCAGCTGGTAATTCATTTGCCGCTGGGAATGACTATAACTCACCTTATCAAGCACCTGCACAATCTACACCTAACTTCGCTAGAGAAGAAAGTCCATTTGGAGCTAGTAATCCAATGGATATATCAGACGATGACCTACCATTCTAGGTCTGAAATAATAATATAAAGGAGAACACACATGGCTCAACAACGTCGTGGCGGTTTCAAACGCCGTAAAAAAGTTGACTATATCGCAGCTAACAAAATTGAATATGTTGATTACAAAGATACTGAGCTTCTTAGCCGTTTCATTTCTGAACGTGGAAAAATCCTTCCACGCCGTGTAACTGGAACTTCAGCTAAAAACCAACGTAAAGTAACAACAGCTATCAAACGTGCTCGCGTAATGGCATTGCTACCATTCGTAAACGAAGATTAGTAAAAAGACCCTGACGGGTCTTTTTAGCTTGCGCTCTAGAAATGCGAAAAGCGCAATAACAGTATGGGTCATTTTTTCATGAGCTCGGAAATTAGAAGGCGAATTGAGCCCCTGACGGGTCTTTTTCGCTTGCTCTAAGTAGACTGGGGGAAGCCAGTATCCATGGATAAAAACAAGGCGACTGGATAGACCAATCGCCTTTTGTTTATTATTGAACTGGTGACATTGCGTTACGGATATTGTATTTCTTTTTCAAGAGGTAGCGAGCACCAAAAGCTGCAGCTCCAATAAGAATGGTAACAAGTGGAGGCAAGACAGGGTTTAGGCTAGCAGGGATTAGTGCTGCCAAGAGGAAAACAAGTGACCATGCCAGCGTAGCAAGTCCTAGGAAGAGGATTGCTTTTAATAATTTAGGACGTTGGCCAGTTTTGATTTGTTCTCTGTAAACGAAGTGGTACATGAAATACATACCTGCGCCGACACCAAAACCAATGACCAATAGAGTGAACAAGCCGTACTGGGCACCTTGTCCCAATAAGTTCATCAATCCATTGATACCTGCAATAATAGCCAGCATGAAGAGACTAGAATCCAGCCACATCAACCAAGGATTTTCGTTGTATTCAACTTGGTCTTTCTTTTCTTGTTCAGAACCAGTTTTGCTGGCCGCCCATTCACTCGGTGCTCCATAGAGATTGCGAGCTGTTACGCCAGTTTTTTGTTTCTCGATAATAGTCGGCAAGATTTCTTCCAACAGTTCCTTAATTTCGCTATCAGACTTACCATCTTTGATGAGCTGGTTGGTGGCAATGTGGATGAATTCCTGGTTTTTTTTGGTTAATTCTTTAAATTCTGTAAATGACATTGTAATCTCCTAATGTTAGAACCATCTCTTACGAATGAAGTAGAAGGTTAATGATAAGCTGATGGCAAAGGCGAAGAGGATAATCCACCAAAATGCATAGGGAATATCGTTGAAGGGAATAATGTTATCCTTAAAGTTCATACCATAGGCAGAGAAGACCATGGTTGGAATGGACATGACAATGGTCATGAGTGCCAAGGTTTTCATGATGGTATTCTGGTTGTTGGAAATGATTGAGGCAAAGGCGTGGGTCATGGAGTTCAGGATGGAACCATAGATGTCTGCCATCTCAATAGCCTGCTGGGTTTCGACCAGGGTGTCTTCCAACAAATCTTCGTCTTCTTCGTATTTTCGTAATAGGCGAGAAGAAGAAGCCAGCTTTTTGACCAAACGTTCGTTGGTTTTGAGGGAGGCCTTGAAGTAGACGATGGTTTTTTCCAATTCCATGAGAACAATCAATTCTTCGTTACGAGTGGCTTCGTGGAGTTGTTTCTCAATCTCCTCGCTCTTTCTGTCAATGGTCCGTAGGGCAGACAGATAGAGTTGGGCATTGCGGTAGAGGATTTGGAAAACGAAGCGAGATTTCATAAAGGTGAAGAAATTCCGCAAACGACGATGGATAAATTGGTCAAAGAGTGGTAAAGGCTCTAAACAAGTTGTAATAATGGCATCCTCGGTCAAGACAATACCAAGCGGAATGGTGATATAGTAGGTCTTGTTATTTCGCTCCTCAAGAATAGGAACGTCAACCAGGATTAGTGTGTAATCATCTTCGACGGTGATACGAGAAGATTCTTCCGCATCGAGCGGTGCTCGTAGGTCAGCGATGTCAATCTTATAGTGTTCAGCCACTTCCATTGACTCGCTCTGGGAGGGGTTAACCAAATTAATCCAAGCCCCAGGTTCAAAGGTTTGGATTTCTTCTAAATCAGTCATGGTTGATAGAAAAATCTGTTTCATATGACGCCCTCCTTTTGCAATTGTTTCGTTAACGCAACCTCTATTATACCAAAAAATGTGTCGTTACGGAAAGCTTTTATGCAGAATTGTGATATAATATGAAGACATTTAAGGGAGTAGGTTGTACGAACTTTTTCTAATCTCTCATGGTACAGCTAGAGCCTCTTAAGAAAGGAATTGAACACGGGCTAAATGCAGTGTCAAAAAGTACTAGTTTCTTTATGGAATAATTATGGGAACTGGTTTCTACGTCGTAGACATCTGTACTTTCTTCGGTTTTCGACCTGTGAAAGCACTAGTTGTCTTGACGGGGTGCGTCTTCGAAATCACAGATTTCGGGCTTACCGCCTATTTTGACTGTGCGTTTTACGGTCTTTGTATCTTTAGAAAGGATTTGAATGCGTGCTAAAAGCGTCGAGTTTTATACGGTTTCTTGACGTGAGATTTTCAAAACGATATTTTTTGAAAATCGAGCTAATACAAGATATAGAAATTGCCCATAGGCAGTTTCGTCTGATGATGCGGAGCTAGTTGACCGTCACCAGTTATCTTGTGAACGCACTTATATCATGTTATGCAAGAAAATATTGTGATTCATGGGGCGCGTGCCCATAATTTGAAAAATATTGATGTGACCATTCCGCGTGAGAAGTTGGTGGTGGTGACTGGTTTGTCGGGGTCTGGTAAGTCGAGTTTGGCTTTTGATACTCTGTATGCCGAAGGCCAACGTCGCTATGTGGAGTCCTTGTCTGC is drawn from Streptococcus sp. 29892 and contains these coding sequences:
- a CDS encoding dihydrolipoamide acetyltransferase, with protein sequence MAIEIIMPKLGVDMQEGEIIEWKKQEGDFVNEGDVILEMMSDKTSMELEAEESGVLLKIVHGNGATVPVTEVIAYLGAEGETVEAGASSAPVAPAAAIEEVPAGRTPVIVAPAAAAKPQGGGKVRATPAARKLARELGIDLGLVPGTGANGRVHKADVEDFKGAAPKATPLAARIAADQGVDLSTLTGSGVNGKIVKDDVLAVLAPATVETVAPAPKAEEKPAKELPEGVEIIKMSPMRKAISKGMVNSYLTAPTFTLNYDIDMTNLMALRKQVLEPIMNKTGLKVTFTDLIGLAVVRTLMKEEHRYMNASLINDAQEIELHKFVNLGIAVGLDEGLVVPVVHGADKMSLSDFVVASKDVIKKAQSGKLKGAEMSGSTFSITNLGMFGTKTFNPIINQPNSAILGVAATVQTPVVIDGEIKIRPIMALCLTIDHRIVDGMNGAKFMVDLKNLLENPLELLI
- a CDS encoding thiamine pyrophosphate-dependent dehydrogenase E1 component subunit alpha; amino-acid sequence: MVSISKEQHLDMFLKMQQIRDVDMKLNKLVRRGFVQGMTHFSVGEEAAAVGPIAGLTEQDIIFSHHRGHGHVIAKGIDINGMMAELAGKATGTSKGRGGSMHLANVEKGNFGSNGIVGGGYALAVGAALTQQYLGTDNIVIAFSGDSATNEGSFHESMNLAAVWNLPVIFFITNNRYGISTDISYSTKIPHLYQRAAAYGMPGHYVEDGNDVIAVYEKMQEVIEYVRAGNGPAMVEVESYRWFGHSTADAGVYRTKEEVNEWKAKDPLKKYRKYLTENKIATDEELDAIEAQVAEQVEASVKFAQESPDPDISVAYEDVFVD
- a CDS encoding trimeric intracellular cation channel family protein → MEFDLFLIICNYIGTIAFAVSGAVKGFNKKLDIFGICLLSIITAVGGGIIRDTMANHIPAALTDPKAIYLSICVAIIMYVIVINMKQDQPLDKKMIILLSQTNLVFDAIGLAIFALIGANTGVDLQLNAMTTGILAALTGVGGGIARDLLVNETPIVLKEDVYAVLAFFSGLLYHLCIVDWQLPQIPIFISIFSISLIIRLLVIKYKINLPNMDRKRKV
- a CDS encoding alpha-ketoacid dehydrogenase subunit beta encodes the protein MAETKVMALREAINLAQSEEMRKDEKVFLMGEDVGIYGGDFGTSVGMLDEFGPKRVRDTPISEAAIAGSAVGAAQTGLRPIVDLTFMDFVTIALDAIVNQAAKTNYMFGGGLKTPVTFRVASGSGIGSAAQHSQSLEAWLTHIPGIKVVAPGTANDAKGLLKSSILDNNPVIFLEPKALYGKKEEVNLDPDFYIPLGKGEIKREGTDVTIISYGRMLERALKAAEEVAAEGISVEVVDPRTLIPLDKELIIESVKKTGKVILVNDAYKTGGFIGEIASIITESEAFDYLDAPIIRIASDDVPVPYANILENAVLPNVEKIKSAIYKQVNKG
- a CDS encoding carbohydrate-binding domain-containing protein, producing the protein MKTNLKKLLYSGVTLMSLGVLAACSTASSSTTTSSSVTTSQTNVASTTSNGTSSTSNTSSIDWSALPTKEVTLSNDGLNITEGGTYILTGSTTAGVTVETDANVRIVLAGAEISSSDTAAINVIQAGNVELEIKDGTSNTVKDTSNHSDTNIEGAIHVEADLTITGNGNLTVEANFQDGIVSTDDMVVNAGNIKVTAVDDGIRGKDSMTVNGGAIDVTAGGDGIKSTNDTDTTKGYTTITGGAITVKAGDDAIKAETALTIDGGTITVPESAEAMEGTNITINGGTLDVYGSDDAINAASTISSDIFIKVTGGDLKVAVGSGDTDAFDANGDIYVSGGTIDVTAPTSAFDFDGTAELTGGTVTVNGQQISQIVATGPGGGW